In a genomic window of Lycium ferocissimum isolate CSIRO_LF1 chromosome 9, AGI_CSIRO_Lferr_CH_V1, whole genome shotgun sequence:
- the LOC132030766 gene encoding transmembrane 9 superfamily member 11-like: MGSFDKFKIWVLFICLISELCHGFYLPGSYPHKYGVGDFLNVKVNSLTSIDTELPYSYYSLPFCKPNEGVKDSAENLGELLMGDRIENSPYRFKMYTNETEVFLCQTKPLSGEEFKLLKERIDEMYQVNLILDNLPAIRYTKKENYFLRWTGYPVGIKVQDAYYVFNHLKFTVLVHKFEETNVARVMGTGDGSEVISTVGSTGSETPGYMVVGFEVVPCSIQHTPDSLKNLKMYNKLPSPIKCDPTTVSMAIKENEPLAFSYEVNFVESDIKWPSRWDAYLKMEGAKVHWFSILNSLMVITFLAGIVLVIFLRTVRRDLARYDELDKEAQAQMNEELSGWKLVVGDVFRAPSNPGLLCAMVGDGVQILGMGVVTIMFAALGFMSPASRGTLITGMLFFYMILGVAAGYVSVRLWRTIFCGDHKGWVSVAWKAACFFPGIAFTILTILNFLLWGSHSTGAIPFSLFVVLILLWFCISVPLTLIGGYLGAKAPHIEYPVRTNQIPREIPAQKYPSWLLVLGAGTLPFGTLFIELFFIMSSLWMGRVYYVFGFLLIVMILLVVVCAEVSLVLTYMHLCVEDWKWWWKSFFASGSVAIYIFMYSINYLIFDLKSLSGPVSATLYLGYSLFMVLAIMFATGTVGFLSSFWFVHYLFSSVKLD; this comes from the coding sequence atgggatcttttgaTAAATTCAAGATTTGGGTATTGTTTATCTGTTTGATATCTGAATTGTGTCATGGATTTTATTTGCCTGGTAGTTATCCACATAAATATGGGGTTGGTGATTTCTTGAATGTTAAGGTAAATTCATTGACTTCAATTGATACTGAATTGCCTTATAGTTATTATAGTTTGCCTTTTTGTAAGCCTAATGAGGGTGTTAAGGACAGTGCTGAAAATCTAGGTGAACTCCTTATGGGTGATAGGATTGAGAATTCACCTTATAGGTTTAAGATGTATACAAATGAGACTGAAGTTTTCTTGTGTCAAACAAAACCTTTGTCTGGTGAGGAATTTAAGCTTTTAAAAGAGAGGATTGATGAGATGTATCAGGTTAATTTGATTCTTGATAATCTGCCCGCGATTCGTTATACCAAGAAGGAGAATTACTTCTTGCGATGGACGGGTTATCCGGTTGGGATTAAAGTCCAAGATGCATACTATGTGTTTAATCATTTGAAGTTTACGGTTCTTGTTCATAAATTTGAAGAGACCAATGTGGCTCGTGTGATGGGTACTGGGGATGGATCGGAAGTGATCTCAACCGTTGGAAGTACTGGATCTGAGACACCTGGATATATGGTTGTTGGATTTGAGGTCGTACCTTGTAGTATCCAGCATACCCCTGATTCGTTAAAGAACCTTAAAATGTACAATAAGCTCCCGTCTCCAATTAAGTGTGACCCCACAACCGTGTCCATGGCTATTAAAGAAAATGAGCCCCTGGCTTTTAGTTATGAGGTGAACTTTGTGGAGAGTGACATCAAGTGGCCATCGAGATGGGATGCTTATTTGAAAATGGAAGGTGCAAAAGTTCATTGGTTTTCGATCCTCAATTCCCTTATGGTGATTACTTTCTTGGCTGGTATTGTCCTCGTGATCTTTTTGAGAACAGTCCGGAGGGATCTGGCGAGGTATGATGAGCTCGACAAAGAAGCTCAGGCTCAGATGAACGAGGAGTTATCCGGGTGGAAACTTGTCGTTGGTGATGTTTTCCGTGCCCCTAGTAACCCTGGCCTTCTGTGCGCGATGGTTGGGGACGGAGTTCAAATCTTGGGGATGGGTGTAGTGACTATTATGTTTGCTGCCCTTGGATTTATGTCCCCAGCATCTCGAGGAACGTTGATAACAGGTATGCTATTCTTTTACATGATTCTTGGTGTTGCAGCTGGCTATGTTTCCGTTCGTCTCTGGAGGACGATCTTCTGTGGGGACCACAAAGGCTGGGTTTCCGTCGCGTGGAAGGCTGCTTGTTTCTTCCCTGGAATTGCTTTTACTATTCTGACCATATTGAACTTCTTGTTATGGGGTAGTCACAGCACTGGAGCTATTCCGTTTTCTCTATTTGTCGTGCTCATTTTACTTTGGTTCTGTATCTCCGTCCCCCTAACCCTAATTGGTGGCTATCTCGGGGCAAAGGCACCTCATATTGAATATCCAGTCCGAACCAACCAAATCCCACGTGAAATTCCAGCACAAAAATACCCATCTTGGCTTTTGGTTCTAGGTGCAGGCACTTTACCTTTCGGTACTCTTTTCATTGAGCTCTTTTTTATCATGTCGAGTCTATGGATGGGTCGTGTGTACTACGTCTTCGGGTTCCTCCTCATTGTTATGATTCTCCTTGTCGTCGTTTGTGCTGAGGTGTCTCTTGTTTTGACATACATGCATCTGTGTGTGGAGGACTGGAAATGGTGGTGGAAGTCTTTCTTTGCTTCAGGTTCTGTCGCGATATACATTTTCATGTACTCTATCAACTATCTAATATTCGACCTCAAGAGTTTAAGCGGTCCTGTTTCCGCCACCCTTTACCTCGGATATTCCCTCTTCATGGTCTTGGCGATTATGTTTGCAACAGGCACAGTCGGGTTCCTTTCCTCTTTCTGGTTTGTACATTATTTGTTCTCATCAGTGAAGCTGGATTGA